The segment CACACACTAATCCTAGAAAAACCATAGGAAAAATACAAGAATAACGAAAAGCTCGTTGCAAATAGCCTTTCATTTCTTTTTCTTTCGGTAAAAGAAAAACTAAATCTGCCGGCTCCGCAAAAGTCGCGATTTTCCCAACGATCAAGCAAATCATCCAAATCAATGAGACGATGATACCTCCCATCGAAAAAGGAGCTTCAAGTGTTTTTAGCCAGTTAGAATAATAAAGGCCTAGACCCCCAATCAAAAATAAACAGACTAATACAAAATGGTCGTTGAATACATAGCGTAAATATTTCATCATTTTTTTATGATGTTTTGCTAGTCTTTTTTGAAAAAAATCATTCATAACCTTGCTCCTTCGTCAATGCGATGTAGATTTCATCTAGGGATGCTTCCGGCATTCGAAAAGCAGTTTGCAACTCTGCTAACGTGCCATCTGCTCTGATTTCTCCTTCATGAAGAACAACAAAACGGTCACAATATTTTTCAGCAGTGGCTAAAATATGCGTAGACATCAAAATACCCGATCCTTCATTTTTCATCTCGACCATTAATTCCAACAAAGCATTGATTGCCAACGGATCTAGCCCTAGAAAAGGTTCGTCAATGATATACAAAGATGGTTCAATCAAAAAAGCACACAAAATCATGACTTTTTGTTTCATCCCTTTTGAAAAATTCGCTGGAAACCACTCTAACCGATTGGACAATCGAAACGTGTGTAACAACTTTTCTGCCCGTTTCATTGCAATATCCATTGGAATGTTATAAGCCATCGCCGTTACTTCAATGTGTTCTTTTAACGTAAGTTCTTCATACAATGAAGGTGTTTCTGGAATATAACCAATTTGTTTACGATAATTTTCTACATCCTTTTTAAGGGATAATTGATTGATCTCGATTTTGCCTTTCGTTGGTTCAAGCAAACCGATAATATGTTTGATCGTTGTACTTTTTCCTGCTCCATTCAAACCAATCAACCCAACCATTTCTCCAGGTTGAACGTTAAAACTGATATCTTTCAAAACAGGTAAATGACCATAGCCACCTGTAACATGTTCGATTTTTAAACTCATATTTCTTCCTCCGTTATTATATTGTCTTCATTATACCACGAAGCAAATCACGTCCAATTATTTTTTACGTGCATTCTCACGAACTTATGTTAAAGTTGAGGTAACGAAATTTGAATAGAAGAAAGGTGTTTTTATATGGACAATTGTATTTTTTGTAAAATCATCAATCAAGAGATCCCTAGCTATAAAATCTATGAAGACGAGAAAATCTATGCGTTCTTAGATATCTCTCAATCAACTAAAGGACACACATTGATCATTCCTAAAGAACACGTAACTGATATCTTTGATTACAACGAGGAATTAGCCAGTGATGTCTTTGCCCGTATCCCAAAAATCGCTCGTTCCATCGAAAAAGCATTTCCCGAAATGGAAGGTTTAAATATTATCAATAATAATCGAGAACTAGCCTATCAAACTGTATTTCATTCCCATATCCATTTAATCCCGCGTTATAGTAAACAAGATGACTTCTCCATTCACTTTGGAAACCATCAAGCAAATTATACAACGGAAGAAATGACTGCTATCCAAGAAAAAATCAAAGAGCAGGTGACGATTCATGGTTAAAAATTTTCTAAAAGGATTAGTATTCGGTGCTGTTACCGGTGCAGCAGCAGGATTATTATTTGCACCACGTAGTGGAAATGAGACCAGAGAGAAATTGATTGCAGAATTAGATGAAGCAACTGAATTAACTAACGAATTAAATAACAGTTTAAATCATTTTAAACACGCGTTATCTGAAACAAAAAGAACAGCTGAAACTGTTATCCCATCTTTTCAAGAATCAATCGAAAAAGACCTTGAAAATTTCAAATTCCAAGCAGAACCACGAGTGACACAAATCCAAGAACAAGTAGAAAAACTTTCGGCACATTTACCTGAAAGCTTGACAGACGTGCAATAATGATCAAAAATCAAGCGCTTTTGATAACTATATGTCTTTTTCATGTACCTAGATGTATGGAATGTGACAAAAATTTGAATTTTGTTTGAAACTATCAGTCAGAACGTTTTTATTCGCTCATAGATATGGTATAGTAATATTTGTGAAAACCAATAATAAATTACAGGAGTGCAAAACTTAAATGAAAAAGAAAAAAATAATTTTAGCTGCGACAAGTGCGTTAGCTATTCTAACACTAGCAGCTTGTTCTGGTGGCGGGGATACAAACAAGGATATCGTAACCATGAAAGGCGGCACAATCACCGTCGCTGATTTTTATGAAAAAGCAAAATCTGAATCTGCTAACCAACAATTACTTCAACAAATGGTGATCTATGATGTATTCAATAGCAAATACAATGATAAAGTTTCAGATAAAGAAGTAGATGCTGAATATAATAAAACAAAAGAAACTTATGGTGACAGCTTCGAGACACAATTAGAATCTGCAGGATATACAGAAGAAAGCTTTAAAGAATTCCTTCGTAATAATCTTGTCTTTAAAGCTGGGATCGAATCTCATGTGAAATTGACAGATGAAGACTTGAAGAAAACGTGGGAAACATTCCACCCAGAAGTAGAAGCACAAATCATCAAAGTTGCTAGTGAAGACGAAGCAAAAGAAGTTAAGAAATCAGCTGATGACGGCAAAGATTTCGAAGAACTAGCGAAAGAAAAATCAACAGATACAACTAAAGACGATGGTGGTAATATCAAGTTTGATTCAGAAACACAAACTGTTCCATCTGAAGTAAAAGAAGCTGCTTTCAAACTTAAAGACGGTGAGATCTCAGATGTGATCACTGCAACAAATCCTTCTACTTATGCAACAGAATACTATGTCGTTAAAATGGTGAAAAACCAAGATAAAGGAAATGACATGGATAAATTCAAAGATCAATTAGAAGAAATTGCGACTCAAGCAAAAGTGAATGACAGCGAATTTCAAACAAAAGTAATCGGTGAAGAACTAAAAGAAGCGAATGTAAAAATCAAAGATGACGCATTCCAAAACATCTTGACACCATTTACTTCAGCTACAACAAGTACATCTTCAACTGAAGACTCAGCAACAGAAAGCTCAGAAACAAAGAGTTCTGAAACAAAATCAACTGATTCTACTGAAGCATCAGAAACAGAGCAAAGCACGACTGAATCAACAAACGAATAAATACTATACGCTTCTAGACATTAAAAATAAATGCTAGAAAGTATTTAAAAAATGGTTTAGGAAGAGAAAATTCTTCCTAAACCACTTTTTTGAATACGATAAGTTCTCATTATCCATCTCTGCTAACGGAAAGTAAAACATTCTTTGGGTTC is part of the Enterococcus mundtii genome and harbors:
- a CDS encoding HIT family protein encodes the protein MDNCIFCKIINQEIPSYKIYEDEKIYAFLDISQSTKGHTLIIPKEHVTDIFDYNEELASDVFARIPKIARSIEKAFPEMEGLNIINNNRELAYQTVFHSHIHLIPRYSKQDDFSIHFGNHQANYTTEEMTAIQEKIKEQVTIHG
- a CDS encoding YtxH domain-containing protein, with product MVKNFLKGLVFGAVTGAAAGLLFAPRSGNETREKLIAELDEATELTNELNNSLNHFKHALSETKRTAETVIPSFQESIEKDLENFKFQAEPRVTQIQEQVEKLSAHLPESLTDVQ
- a CDS encoding ABC transporter ATP-binding protein, with the protein product MSLKIEHVTGGYGHLPVLKDISFNVQPGEMVGLIGLNGAGKSTTIKHIIGLLEPTKGKIEINQLSLKKDVENYRKQIGYIPETPSLYEELTLKEHIEVTAMAYNIPMDIAMKRAEKLLHTFRLSNRLEWFPANFSKGMKQKVMILCAFLIEPSLYIIDEPFLGLDPLAINALLELMVEMKNEGSGILMSTHILATAEKYCDRFVVLHEGEIRADGTLAELQTAFRMPEASLDEIYIALTKEQGYE
- a CDS encoding peptidylprolyl isomerase, whose translation is MKKKKIILAATSALAILTLAACSGGGDTNKDIVTMKGGTITVADFYEKAKSESANQQLLQQMVIYDVFNSKYNDKVSDKEVDAEYNKTKETYGDSFETQLESAGYTEESFKEFLRNNLVFKAGIESHVKLTDEDLKKTWETFHPEVEAQIIKVASEDEAKEVKKSADDGKDFEELAKEKSTDTTKDDGGNIKFDSETQTVPSEVKEAAFKLKDGEISDVITATNPSTYATEYYVVKMVKNQDKGNDMDKFKDQLEEIATQAKVNDSEFQTKVIGEELKEANVKIKDDAFQNILTPFTSATTSTSSTEDSATESSETKSSETKSTDSTEASETEQSTTESTNE